In the Sandaracinus amylolyticus genome, AATCCGAACACGCCGGAGAGGATGACGAGGACGCGGTCCATGAACGCGTTGTAGCTCAGGGCGTGTTCGCGTCGCCCCAGCCGAGCTCGAGCCCGGTCACGCCTTCGGCGGCGAGGATCGCGACCGGGTCGTAGACGAACGCGGTCGCGCCGAAGTTCGCGCGCTGATCGTACGCGGGCGGCGTGCTGCCGGTGGGGTTGCCGTAGAGCATCGGATGGAGCGGCACCGTCACCTCGCGCATGTCCAGCGTCGACACCCGCGCACCACCGGCGATCACGTAGACGATCGGGCTCTCACCGCGGTAGTCGACTGCGAATCCATACGTGGTGTTCGAGGGATCCACGTCGTGTTGCCACACCAGCTCTCGCCACACCGCGCCGGTGGTGTTGACCGACATCGACCACGGCACGTCCCCGGAGTCGTAGGGATCGAGGACGCCCGTGCCGGTCACGAGGCCGAACCCCATGTTCACCGGGCCGACCAGACGCGTGACCTCGAAGTACCAGAACTGTCCGTAGATCGGCTGATTGGCGCGGATGCCGTATTTGCCCGGCCCGTGGAACGAGATCGAGAGCCCGTCGCTCGACAGCGTGACCTGACCGCCGGCGATCGCGTCCGGCACGAGGCGCACCGGATTCGATTGCGGGAGCGTGCCAGTCACGGTGAGCACCAGCGTCCGAGTCGTGGTCAGTCCCGCAGAGTCGGTGACAGTGACGTCGACTGAATGGCGCCCGAGCTCGGCCGGCGTGTAGGCCCACGTCGCTCCGTCGTGCTCGGTCGGCGGGAAGTACGTCGCGGAGCGATCGTGCCAGTGGATGCCCGCCGTGAGATCTCCGTCCTCTGCGTCGGTGGCGCTCGCGCTCAGCGTGATCGACGCGCCGAGCGCGACGCTCGCGGTCGCGTCGACGTCGACCACGGGCGCCTCGGACTGCGGGAGCCAGCGCTCGCGACCGAAGCCCATCACCAGCGCGCTCGCGACGTCGCCGAGGCTCGCCGCGGTGAGCGCGGTCTCGAGCTGCGCGCGCGTGTAGAAGAACGGATGGTTCGTGGTGTCGTTGCCGAAGTTGAACGCGCCCATCGCCGGCACGTCGTGGCGCCAACCGCCGTAGATCGCGTGGACGGGCGCGGTGACCGCGAGCGTGCAGCTGCGACGCACCTCGAGCGTGCCGAACACGTCGAGCACGACGTGGAGGATCGGATTCGTGCCGCGGTAGTCGACGACGAATCCGTAGACCTCGTCGTCGCTGGGGAACCACAGCGGCCCGGTGCAGCTCCCGCCGCCCTCGGCCTGGATCTGCCCGGCGGTCGCGAGGCCCGCGCTCTGTCCGTTCGCCCCCGGGATCGCGTCGAGCGGTGCGCTCGCGGTCGCGATGCCGAAGCCCCACGCGCCGGTGCGCGTGATGAGGCGCTTCGCTTCGAAATAGAACACGCCCGAGCCCGGCGCGATCGCGGTGTCGGAGCGGACGCCGCCGTACATGCCGCCGCGCTGCTCGAAGCGCAGTCGATCCGCGAGCAGCACGATCCCGGCGTCGTGCCCGGTCGTGTGATCGGTGTCCGAGAGGAGCACGAGCGGGATGCCCGGCGCCGTCGCGCAGACGTCGTTCTCGCAGAAGGACGAGAGGCACTGCGCGTGTGCATCGCACGCCGCGCCGAGCTCGCGCAGGCCGCACGGACCGCCCTCGCAGCCGCCGTCGAACGGCGCGTCGACGGGCGTGTCCGCGTCGATCGGAACGTCGCCGCCGCCATCGGACATCGCAGCATCGATGCGCGCAGCATCGACCATCGCCGCGTCGTCCGCGCCTCCGTCCTGTGGTGTCGGCTCGGGGCCCGGGCACCCCGTCGTCCACACGATCGCTGCCAGCACCAGGAGCACGCGCGAGGCGTACACCCGCGAACACCAAGCGAAGGACATGCGCCCGAAGCGTGACGCGAGATCGCGAGGAGAGCGAGTGGGGGCTCAGGGCTCGCAGGCGTCGGCGTAGCCAGTCGCGCACGCGAGCTGGTAGAGAGCGCTCGCGCCCGTCGGGTCGCGCTCCTCGATCGCGGCGGCGAGCACGGCGCACGGGAAATGGCCGAGCTCGCGG is a window encoding:
- a CDS encoding Ig-like domain-containing protein; translation: MLLVLAAIVWTTGCPGPEPTPQDGGADDAAMVDAARIDAAMSDGGGDVPIDADTPVDAPFDGGCEGGPCGLRELGAACDAHAQCLSSFCENDVCATAPGIPLVLLSDTDHTTGHDAGIVLLADRLRFEQRGGMYGGVRSDTAIAPGSGVFYFEAKRLITRTGAWGFGIATASAPLDAIPGANGQSAGLATAGQIQAEGGGSCTGPLWFPSDDEVYGFVVDYRGTNPILHVVLDVFGTLEVRRSCTLAVTAPVHAIYGGWRHDVPAMGAFNFGNDTTNHPFFYTRAQLETALTAASLGDVASALVMGFGRERWLPQSEAPVVDVDATASVALGASITLSASATDAEDGDLTAGIHWHDRSATYFPPTEHDGATWAYTPAELGRHSVDVTVTDSAGLTTTRTLVLTVTGTLPQSNPVRLVPDAIAGGQVTLSSDGLSISFHGPGKYGIRANQPIYGQFWYFEVTRLVGPVNMGFGLVTGTGVLDPYDSGDVPWSMSVNTTGAVWRELVWQHDVDPSNTTYGFAVDYRGESPIVYVIAGGARVSTLDMREVTVPLHPMLYGNPTGSTPPAYDQRANFGATAFVYDPVAILAAEGVTGLELGWGDANTP